The Pollutimonas sp. M17 sequence ACTAAGTGACCAGCTTCGACTACCTCGTGCTGGCCGTCCTGGGCGTGTCGGCATTTCTGGGGCTCCTGCGCGGGCTCATAAAGGAAGTCCTTTCGCTTATCGCCTATATCGTCGCCTTCCTGTCGGCCATCTGGTGGGGACCTCTGGTTTCGGGCTGGATCGCGGGCTGGATAGAGACCCCTTTGCTTCGCACCGCGGCGGCGTACGCCGGGGTGTTCATCGTTGTCTTGCTGCTGGTCGGCCTGCTGAACCTGGCCTTGGCAACGCTCATCGAGAAAACCGGCCTGACGCCCGCCGACCATGGCCTGGGCGCGCTGTTCGGCCTGCTGCGCGGCATGCTGATCGTCCTGGTGCTGGTGGCTCTGGCCGGCTATACCGAGCTGCCCAAGGAGCCCTGGTGGAGCGAGGCAAGATTGTCGGGCACCGCCGTGAAAGGCGTGCAGCGGGTCAA is a genomic window containing:
- a CDS encoding CvpA family protein; this encodes MTSFDYLVLAVLGVSAFLGLLRGLIKEVLSLIAYIVAFLSAIWWGPLVSGWIAGWIETPLLRTAAAYAGVFIVVLLLVGLLNLALATLIEKTGLTPADHGLGALFGLLRGMLIVLVLVALAGYTELPKEPWWSEARLSGTAVKGVQRVKQLLPPSLSSWLPY